Genomic window (Caldinitratiruptor microaerophilus):
CAACGCCGACCGCCTCCGCTACCTTGACGACATCTTCGGCGGCCGGGTCGAGACCGTCTACTCCAACGAGGGGAACATCGGCGCGGCGGTCGAGCGAGCCGACCTCGTGATCGGCGCGGTACTCATCCCCGGCGCCCGCGCGCCGAAGCTCGTGACGGAGGAGATGGTCCGGAGCATGCAGCCCGGCAGCGTCCTGGTCGACGTGGCGATCGACCAGGGCGGGTCCATCGCCACCATGGACCGGACCACCACCCACGCCGATCCGGTCTTCGAACGGCACGGCGTGCTCCACTACGCGGTCCCGAACATGCCGGGCGCCGTGCCCCGCACTTCCACGCTGGCCCTGACGGGGGTCACGCTGCCATACGTGCTCAAGATCGCCGGCCGCGGCTGGCGTCAGGCCCTGCGGGAAGACCCCGCGCTGGCGAGGGGGGCCAACGTGGTCGAGGGCCGCGTGGTCCACGAGGCGGTGGCCCAGGCGCACGGGCTGGCGTACACGCCGCTGGCGGAGGTGCTCGGCTGAACCGGGGGAACCGTACCCGGCGCCAGGGGCAAGCGGAGGACCCGCCCGGAACGGGCGGGTCCTCCGCGCGTGTCCTGAGGACGAGCCTGACGGCGTGCGAGAGCTTCCGGAGGTCCTGTTTTGCATGGCTGTGCCGCGGTCGTCATAAGGTAGACTGGAACCGGCGGCCGAGGCGGGCGAACCGTGGGCGGGGATCGCCGGGGCAAATTCAGGCAGAACCGGCTGCCGGCGGAAGAGGAGTCTACCATGTTATGTAGAATTGACGGAATGACTTCGTGGCGCATAACCCGCCCCGGCAGGCGAAAACAATACTTCCAGATCCGGCACGAAGGGGATGCTCCATGAAAAAGCTGATCAATGAGTTCATCAATTACTTAAGCGTCGAACGCGGCCTCGCCATGAACACCCTGGAAAGCTACGGCCGGGATCTGCGCCAGTACTCGCAGTACCTGGAGAGCGACTCGGCGACCCTGGACAGCGCCACGCGGCAGACCATCGCCAACTACCTGCTGTACCTGCAGAAGCAGGGGAAGGCCACGGCCACGATCGCCAGACGCCTGGCGGCGCTCAAGGCCTTCTACCAGTTCCTGGTCAGACAGAAGTACGTTGAGTCCGACCCCACGGCGAACCTGGAGTCGCCGAAGCTGGAGAAGCGGCTGCCGAAAGTGCTGAGCGTGCGGGAGGTGGAGCTGCTGCTGCAGCAGCCGAACCCCTCGCAGCCGGCGGGCCTCAGGGACCGGGCGATGCTCGAGCTCCTGTACGCCACCGGGATCCGGGTGTCGGAGCTGGTGGCCCTCGACCTCCCGGAC
Coding sequences:
- the xerD gene encoding site-specific tyrosine recombinase XerD — its product is MKKLINEFINYLSVERGLAMNTLESYGRDLRQYSQYLESDSATLDSATRQTIANYLLYLQKQGKATATIARRLAALKAFYQFLVRQKYVESDPTANLESPKLEKRLPKVLSVREVELLLQQPNPSQPAGLRDRAMLELLYATGIRVSELVALDLPDLNLEMGYIRCRGRGSRERLVPVGSLAQRSLKEYLESGRPRLVKDPAEQALFVNHHGRRLTRQGFWKIVKRYADDARIEKEITPHTLRHSFATHLLENGADLRSVQEMLGHADISTTQMYNQLALKGRIREVYARTHPRA